A region from the Pseudonocardia petroleophila genome encodes:
- a CDS encoding bifunctional acetate--CoA ligase family protein/GNAT family N-acetyltransferase — protein MTRSPGAAPTDATDPPTADPAPGEISADPAEPDTTGAAPGTPPAAPGYPRHWEADVVASDGGIVHLRPILPSDADALLRFHESLSERTRYLRFFGPYPRIAPRDLKRFTEVDHRARVAFICLLGDEIIAVGRYEGLPGDGGPGGTTGTDAIDSAEVAFVARDTHQGRGLGSILLEHLAAAARENGLRRFEAEVLVENHAMVRVFRQAGYQVSRAFADGVLHLEFDIDPTEKSLAVRDSREQRAEARSVHNVLHPTSVAVIGASTDPSKIGHAVFSNLLRGNFTGPVYPVNSEARSVRGVRAYPSVTDIPDDVDLAVVAVPAAGVDEVMDSCLAKGVKALVVVSAGFAEAGADGSGAQRRLVEEARAHGMRVIGPNALGVANTDPEVRLNATLAPTLPGRGRVGFFSQSGALGIAILAAAKERGLGLSTFVSAGNRADLSGNDLLQYWQTDPATDVVLLYLETFGNPRKFGRLARRLARTKPIVAVKSGRHSAPIAAHAEVSAPIDDASVKVLFEQSGVIRVETLSELFDTALLLAYQPLPDGPRVAVVGNSTALGLLVTDGLLDSGLDPVGEAVDVGAAATPEQFAAAVANAVQGDQCDALVAVFVPPVATPGAEYARALRAAVEGSGKPVVAVFLAVEGVPAELALPGPDGSPGAGSVPSFPSPERAVAALSRVSRYARWRSRPVGEFVTPEGLDLERARELVATLPAGRLDDESAVALLDCFGIPVTPFRRARGADEAVAAADELGYPVAIKAVGDRWRHRTDLVGVRLDIGTGPGVRRAVDDLVALTGDDEVYVQRMAVKGLSCVLEVVEDPSFGSLLSFGLSGVATELLGDRAFRVVPVSDVDAAALVRSPRAAPLLAGYRGSEPTDLAALEQLVLRVGKIAEELPEVRSLALDPVLASASGVFVTGARIVLGPPPTRNDGGPRRLG, from the coding sequence ATGACCCGCTCCCCGGGTGCCGCACCGACCGACGCGACCGACCCGCCGACCGCCGATCCCGCACCGGGCGAGATCTCCGCGGATCCCGCCGAGCCCGACACCACCGGTGCGGCGCCCGGCACGCCCCCGGCCGCACCCGGGTACCCGCGGCACTGGGAGGCCGACGTCGTCGCCTCCGACGGCGGGATCGTGCACCTGCGCCCGATCCTGCCCTCCGACGCCGACGCACTGCTCCGGTTCCACGAGAGCCTGTCCGAGCGCACCCGCTACCTGCGCTTCTTCGGGCCCTACCCGCGCATCGCGCCGCGCGACCTCAAGCGGTTCACCGAGGTCGACCACCGCGCGCGGGTCGCGTTCATCTGCCTGCTGGGCGACGAGATCATCGCCGTCGGCCGGTACGAGGGACTGCCCGGCGACGGCGGGCCCGGCGGCACCACCGGCACCGACGCCATCGACTCCGCGGAGGTGGCCTTCGTCGCCCGCGACACCCACCAGGGCCGCGGCCTCGGCTCGATACTGCTCGAGCACCTCGCCGCCGCGGCCCGGGAGAACGGGCTGCGCCGGTTCGAGGCCGAGGTGCTGGTCGAGAACCACGCGATGGTGCGGGTGTTCCGGCAGGCCGGCTACCAGGTGAGCCGGGCGTTCGCCGACGGCGTGCTGCACCTGGAGTTCGACATCGACCCCACGGAGAAGTCGCTGGCGGTGCGCGACTCCCGCGAGCAGCGCGCCGAGGCCCGCAGCGTGCACAACGTGCTGCACCCCACCTCGGTGGCGGTGATCGGGGCGTCCACCGACCCGTCCAAGATCGGCCACGCGGTGTTCTCCAACCTACTGCGCGGCAACTTCACCGGGCCGGTCTACCCCGTCAACTCCGAGGCGCGATCGGTGCGCGGGGTCCGGGCCTACCCGTCGGTCACCGACATCCCCGACGACGTCGACCTGGCGGTGGTGGCCGTGCCCGCCGCGGGGGTCGACGAGGTGATGGACTCCTGCCTGGCCAAGGGGGTCAAGGCGCTCGTCGTGGTCAGTGCGGGGTTCGCGGAGGCCGGGGCCGACGGCTCCGGGGCCCAGCGCCGGCTGGTGGAGGAGGCCAGGGCGCACGGCATGCGGGTGATCGGGCCCAACGCGCTCGGCGTGGCCAACACCGATCCGGAGGTGCGCCTCAACGCCACGCTGGCGCCGACGCTGCCCGGGCGCGGGCGGGTCGGGTTCTTCTCGCAGTCCGGCGCGCTCGGCATCGCGATCCTCGCCGCGGCCAAGGAGCGCGGGCTCGGGCTCTCCACGTTCGTCTCGGCGGGCAACCGGGCCGACCTGTCCGGCAACGACCTGCTCCAGTACTGGCAGACCGACCCGGCCACCGACGTCGTGCTGCTCTACCTGGAGACCTTCGGCAACCCGCGCAAGTTCGGCCGGCTCGCGCGCCGGCTGGCCCGCACCAAGCCGATCGTGGCGGTCAAGAGCGGGCGGCACTCGGCGCCGATCGCGGCGCACGCCGAGGTCTCCGCCCCGATCGACGACGCCAGCGTGAAGGTGCTGTTCGAGCAGTCCGGGGTGATCCGGGTCGAGACGCTCTCCGAGCTGTTCGACACCGCACTGCTGTTGGCCTACCAGCCGCTGCCCGACGGGCCGCGCGTCGCCGTCGTGGGCAACTCCACCGCACTGGGGCTGCTGGTCACCGACGGGCTGCTCGACTCCGGGCTGGACCCGGTGGGGGAGGCCGTCGACGTCGGGGCCGCCGCGACCCCCGAGCAGTTCGCCGCGGCCGTGGCGAACGCGGTGCAGGGCGACCAGTGCGACGCGCTCGTCGCGGTCTTCGTCCCGCCGGTCGCCACCCCCGGCGCCGAGTACGCCCGCGCGCTGCGGGCCGCGGTGGAGGGGTCCGGGAAGCCGGTCGTCGCGGTGTTCCTGGCGGTCGAGGGCGTGCCCGCCGAGCTCGCCCTGCCCGGCCCCGACGGCTCTCCCGGTGCCGGGTCGGTGCCGAGCTTCCCGAGCCCGGAGCGGGCGGTGGCCGCCCTCTCGCGGGTCTCGCGCTACGCCCGCTGGCGGTCGCGGCCGGTGGGGGAGTTCGTCACGCCCGAGGGGCTCGATCTCGAGCGCGCCCGCGAGCTGGTCGCGACGCTGCCGGCCGGCCGGCTCGACGACGAGTCGGCGGTGGCCCTGCTCGACTGCTTCGGCATCCCGGTCACCCCGTTCCGGCGGGCGCGGGGCGCCGACGAGGCGGTCGCCGCGGCCGACGAGCTGGGCTACCCCGTGGCGATCAAGGCGGTCGGCGACCGGTGGCGACACCGCACCGACCTGGTCGGGGTGCGCCTGGACATCGGCACCGGGCCAGGGGTCCGCCGGGCCGTCGACGACCTGGTCGCCCTCACCGGCGACGACGAGGTCTACGTGCAGCGGATGGCGGTCAAGGGTCTGTCCTGCGTGCTGGAGGTCGTCGAGGACCCGTCGTTCGGCTCACTGCTGTCCTTCGGGCTGTCCGGGGTGGCCACCGAGCTGCTCGGCGACCGCGCGTTCCGGGTGGTCCCCGTGTCCGACGTCGACGCGGCGGCGCTGGTCCGCAGCCCGCGGGCGGCCCCGCTGCTGGCCGGGTACCGGGGCAGCGAACCCACCGACCTCGCCGCGTTGGAGCAGCTCGTCCTGCGCGTCGGGAAGATCGCCGAGGAGCTGCCCGAGGTGCGTTCGCTCGCGCTCGACCCGGTGCTGGCCTCGGCCTCCGGGGTGTTCGTCACCGGCGCCAGGATCGTGCTCGGACCCCCGCCCACCCGCAACGACGGGGGGCCCCGCCGCCTGGGCTGA
- a CDS encoding acetoin utilization protein AcuC, whose translation MSPRTSVVWTPDFLSYQLSDDHPLNPVRLDLTMRLAAGLGVLDGVETLTPEPATDEDLTRVHTPSYLTAVRSAPHEPWGVGHGLGTDDNPIFLGMHEASALIAGGSVLAAQTIAEGRADRAVNLAGGLHHAMADRAAGFCVYNDCSVAIAWLLEQGYERIAYVDVDVHHGDGVQAAFYDDPRVMTISMHQHPLTLWPGTGWPGEYGKGDGAGYAVNVPLPPGTGDAGWLRAFHAVVPSLLESFRPQVLVTECGADTHSDDPLANLELSVDGQRAIYHSLRDLAETTAGGKWLVLGGGGYSLFRVVPRSWTHLLATALDRDVDPARPLPADWVAHTAGLTRHPLPTAMTDGADPSFARWGDDIADRVDTAILETRRAVFPLHGLDPDDPRD comes from the coding sequence ATGAGCCCCCGCACCTCGGTGGTCTGGACGCCGGACTTCCTGAGCTACCAGCTCTCCGACGACCACCCGCTCAACCCCGTGCGCCTCGACCTGACGATGCGCCTGGCCGCCGGGCTCGGCGTGCTCGACGGCGTCGAGACCCTCACGCCGGAGCCGGCCACCGACGAGGACCTGACGCGCGTGCACACGCCGTCCTACCTCACGGCGGTGCGCAGCGCCCCGCACGAGCCGTGGGGCGTCGGGCACGGCCTGGGCACCGACGACAACCCGATCTTCCTGGGGATGCACGAGGCGAGCGCGCTGATCGCGGGCGGGTCGGTGCTCGCGGCGCAGACGATCGCCGAGGGCCGGGCCGACCGCGCCGTCAACCTCGCGGGCGGGCTGCACCACGCGATGGCCGACCGCGCCGCCGGGTTCTGCGTCTACAACGACTGCTCGGTCGCGATCGCGTGGCTGCTGGAGCAGGGCTACGAGCGGATCGCCTACGTCGACGTCGACGTCCACCACGGCGACGGGGTGCAGGCCGCGTTCTACGACGACCCGCGCGTGATGACGATCTCGATGCACCAGCACCCCCTCACGCTCTGGCCGGGCACCGGCTGGCCCGGGGAGTACGGGAAGGGCGACGGCGCGGGCTACGCCGTGAACGTGCCGCTGCCGCCCGGCACCGGCGACGCCGGCTGGTTGCGGGCCTTCCACGCGGTGGTGCCGTCGCTGCTGGAGTCCTTCCGGCCGCAGGTGCTGGTCACCGAGTGCGGCGCCGACACCCACTCCGACGACCCGCTGGCCAACCTGGAGCTGTCGGTCGACGGCCAGCGGGCGATCTACCACTCCCTGCGCGACCTGGCCGAGACCACCGCCGGCGGCAAGTGGCTGGTGCTCGGCGGGGGCGGCTACTCGCTGTTCCGGGTCGTGCCCCGCTCGTGGACCCACCTGCTCGCCACCGCACTCGACCGCGACGTCGACCCGGCCCGTCCGCTGCCCGCCGACTGGGTCGCGCACACCGCGGGCCTCACCCGCCACCCCCTGCCCACGGCGATGACCGACGGTGCCGACCCGTCCTTCGCGCGGTGGGGCGACGACATCGCCGACCGGGTCGACACCGCCATCCTGGAGACCCGCCGTGCGGTGTTCCCGCTGCACGGCCTCGATCCCGACGATCCGCGCGACTGA
- a CDS encoding sulfurtransferase, protein MPAATSPLIRPAELAALLRAPSDAPRPVVIDVRRPPVAGPGGPPGREEYAAAHVPGSVYLDLDTDLASAPGPAGRHPLPEPGRLQDALRGAGVRDGSRVVVLDHGDATMAGRAWWLLRWAGLPAERVQVLDGGWAAWVAAGLPVTADPTPPVAGDVAVRPGGMPVLDADGAVAVVDADGVLLDARSGPRFRGETEPLDPVAGHVPGAVNLPAAELLGADGFWPSPAELAARLEALGVRAGAPVAAYCGSGVTAAALVLAAEHAGVRPPADPAALYVGSWSNWCALGRPVATGDAPAYGRDS, encoded by the coding sequence GTGCCTGCAGCAACGAGCCCGCTGATCCGCCCGGCCGAGCTGGCCGCGCTCCTCCGCGCCCCGTCCGACGCCCCGCGTCCCGTGGTGATCGACGTCCGCCGCCCGCCGGTGGCCGGTCCGGGCGGCCCGCCCGGTCGCGAGGAGTACGCGGCCGCGCACGTCCCGGGGTCGGTGTACCTCGACCTCGACACCGATCTCGCCTCCGCGCCCGGCCCGGCGGGGCGCCATCCGCTGCCCGAGCCGGGGCGCCTGCAGGACGCGCTGCGCGGCGCCGGGGTCCGCGACGGCTCGCGGGTCGTCGTGCTCGACCACGGCGACGCGACGATGGCCGGCCGCGCGTGGTGGCTGCTGCGCTGGGCGGGGCTGCCCGCGGAGCGGGTGCAGGTGCTCGACGGCGGCTGGGCGGCCTGGGTCGCGGCCGGGCTCCCGGTCACCGCCGACCCGACGCCGCCGGTCGCCGGGGACGTCGCGGTGCGGCCCGGCGGCATGCCCGTGCTCGACGCCGACGGCGCGGTGGCGGTGGTCGACGCCGACGGGGTGCTGCTGGACGCGCGCTCCGGGCCCCGCTTCCGCGGCGAGACCGAGCCGCTGGACCCGGTGGCCGGGCACGTCCCGGGGGCGGTCAACCTCCCCGCGGCGGAGCTGCTCGGGGCGGACGGGTTCTGGCCGTCGCCGGCCGAGCTGGCCGCGCGGCTGGAGGCGCTCGGGGTCCGCGCCGGGGCGCCGGTCGCGGCGTACTGCGGGTCGGGCGTCACGGCCGCGGCGCTGGTGCTCGCCGCCGAGCACGCCGGGGTGCGGCCGCCCGCCGACCCCGCGGCGCTCTACGTCGGCTCGTGGTCCAACTGGTGCGCCCTCGGGCGACCGGTGGCCACCGGCGACGCACCCGCCTACGGTCGTGACTCATGA
- a CDS encoding metal-dependent transcriptional regulator, which translates to MNELIDTTEMYLRTIYELEEEGVVPLRARIAERLGQSGPTVSQTVARMERDGLVVVAGDRHLELTDAGRSRAVAVMRKHRLAERLLTDVIGLEWELVHAEACRWEHVMSDAVERKLVALLDNPTISPYGNPIPGLDELAQHRSAPGGPPTLEVGLQRLDEFARRGGGTVEVRRIAEHVQMDATLMAELKGSGIVPGHDVQVHSISRFGDAVPVTSEGEGSSVAPLIAHAVLVRAR; encoded by the coding sequence GTGAACGAGCTCATCGATACCACCGAGATGTACCTCCGCACGATCTACGAGCTGGAGGAGGAGGGCGTCGTGCCGCTGCGGGCACGGATCGCCGAGCGGCTGGGCCAGAGCGGCCCGACCGTGAGCCAGACCGTGGCGCGCATGGAGCGCGACGGTCTGGTCGTGGTGGCGGGTGACCGCCACCTGGAGCTCACCGACGCCGGCCGGTCGCGGGCCGTGGCCGTGATGCGCAAGCACCGCCTGGCCGAGCGCCTGCTCACCGACGTGATCGGGCTGGAGTGGGAGCTGGTGCACGCCGAGGCGTGCCGCTGGGAGCACGTGATGAGCGACGCCGTGGAGCGCAAGCTCGTGGCCCTGCTCGACAACCCCACGATCTCCCCCTACGGCAACCCGATCCCCGGCCTCGACGAGCTGGCGCAGCACCGGTCGGCCCCCGGCGGCCCGCCCACCCTCGAGGTGGGACTGCAGCGGCTCGACGAGTTCGCGCGCCGCGGCGGCGGCACCGTGGAGGTGCGCCGGATCGCCGAGCACGTGCAGATGGACGCCACGCTCATGGCGGAGCTGAAGGGCTCGGGCATCGTGCCCGGTCACGACGTGCAGGTGCACTCCATCTCCCGCTTCGGTGACGCCGTGCCCGTCACCTCCGAGGGCGAGGGATCGTCGGTGGCGCCCCTCATCGCGCACGCGGTGCTGGTGCGGGCGCGGTAG
- the galE gene encoding UDP-glucose 4-epimerase GalE yields MKLLVTGGAGYIGSVCAAHLVAAGHDVTVLDDLSTGHRDAVPDGAAFVEGDVGEAAGDVLAAGFDGVLHFAARSLVGESVHRPELYWSGNVVASLRLLEAIRAHGTPRLVFSSTAATYGEPAQVPIREDAPTRPTNPYGASKLTIDHAITSYAAAHGLAAVSLRYFNVGGAHGRFGERHGTETHLIPIVLQVAAGVRDSVQVFGDDWPTPDGTCVRDYVHVDDLAAAHLLALDHATAGTHAVYNLGSGTGFSVREVIDTCREVTGHPIPAVTAPRRDGDPAVLVASSEAITAALGWSRAHTGLRSIVADAWRFAQEQLPV; encoded by the coding sequence GTGAAGCTGCTCGTCACCGGCGGCGCCGGCTACATCGGCAGCGTGTGCGCCGCGCACCTGGTCGCCGCGGGCCACGACGTGACCGTGCTCGACGACCTGTCGACCGGGCACCGCGACGCGGTGCCCGACGGGGCCGCGTTCGTCGAGGGTGACGTGGGCGAGGCGGCGGGCGACGTGCTCGCCGCGGGCTTCGACGGGGTGCTGCACTTCGCGGCCCGATCCCTGGTCGGCGAGTCGGTGCACCGCCCGGAGCTCTACTGGTCGGGCAACGTGGTGGCCTCGCTGCGGCTGCTGGAGGCGATCCGCGCGCACGGCACCCCGCGGCTGGTGTTCTCCTCCACCGCCGCCACCTACGGCGAGCCCGCGCAGGTGCCGATCCGGGAGGACGCGCCGACCCGGCCGACCAACCCCTACGGCGCGAGCAAGCTCACCATCGACCACGCCATCACCTCCTACGCCGCCGCCCACGGGCTGGCCGCGGTGAGCCTGCGGTACTTCAACGTGGGCGGCGCGCACGGTCGCTTCGGCGAGCGCCACGGCACCGAGACCCACCTGATCCCGATCGTGCTGCAGGTGGCGGCCGGGGTGCGGGACTCGGTGCAGGTCTTCGGCGACGACTGGCCCACCCCCGACGGCACCTGCGTCCGCGACTACGTGCACGTCGACGACCTGGCCGCGGCGCACCTGCTCGCCCTCGACCACGCGACGGCCGGCACGCACGCCGTCTACAACCTGGGCAGCGGCACCGGGTTCTCGGTGCGCGAGGTGATCGACACCTGCCGCGAGGTGACCGGGCACCCGATCCCGGCGGTGACCGCGCCCCGCCGCGACGGCGACCCGGCCGTGCTCGTGGCCTCCAGCGAGGCCATCACCGCCGCGCTGGGCTGGTCGCGGGCGCACACGGGCCTGCGGTCGATCGTGGCCGACGCGTGGCGCTTCGCCCAGGAGCAGCTGCCCGTCTGA
- a CDS encoding DUF4192 domain-containing protein, with protein sequence MTSTPVAGPAPTLLRLGRPADLVAAVPVMLGFRPRESLVLVATGGPSGRRIGLTLRVDLPPPPQVPDVVRHAAATLCTDDPVGAAVVVVGAGARRRTDVVDVAVETLDDHGVTVHTAVWAEHTDGGGRWGCFGECACTGVLPDPAGTELAAAAVLAGAVLRGSRDELLRLVEPVDGIAIRRREGLLVASAGPGGPVDDDAVHLAALDAALAESAAGRCVIDDTRAVALAAALTRPTVRDAVLRRCAHDPGGLPGAEALWAALCRELPDPEAAEPAALLAATALLRGEGALANVALDRAERSWPGHRLTRLLRSAASVPLRPAEIREALLGGRP encoded by the coding sequence ATGACCTCCACCCCCGTCGCCGGTCCCGCGCCCACCCTGCTGCGCCTGGGCCGCCCGGCCGATCTCGTCGCCGCGGTGCCCGTGATGCTCGGGTTCCGGCCCCGCGAGTCGCTCGTGCTCGTCGCCACCGGAGGCCCGTCCGGGCGCCGGATCGGGTTGACGCTGCGGGTCGACCTGCCCCCGCCCCCGCAGGTCCCCGACGTGGTGCGGCACGCCGCCGCCACGCTGTGCACCGACGATCCGGTCGGGGCGGCGGTCGTCGTCGTGGGGGCGGGGGCGCGGCGGCGCACCGACGTGGTCGACGTCGCGGTCGAGACGCTCGACGACCACGGCGTCACCGTGCACACCGCGGTGTGGGCCGAGCACACCGACGGCGGCGGGCGCTGGGGCTGCTTCGGCGAGTGCGCGTGCACCGGGGTGCTGCCCGACCCGGCCGGCACCGAGCTCGCCGCCGCCGCGGTGCTGGCGGGGGCGGTGCTGCGGGGAAGTCGCGACGAGCTGCTCCGGCTCGTCGAACCGGTCGACGGGATCGCGATCCGCCGCCGGGAGGGTCTGCTGGTCGCGTCGGCCGGTCCCGGCGGTCCGGTCGACGACGACGCCGTCCACCTCGCCGCGCTCGACGCGGCGCTCGCCGAGTCCGCAGCGGGCCGCTGCGTGATCGACGACACCCGGGCCGTCGCGCTGGCCGCCGCCCTCACCCGCCCGACGGTGCGCGACGCGGTGCTGCGGCGCTGTGCGCACGACCCCGGTGGCCTCCCGGGCGCCGAGGCGCTGTGGGCGGCGCTGTGCCGGGAGCTGCCCGACCCCGAGGCGGCCGAGCCCGCGGCGCTGCTCGCGGCCACCGCGCTGCTGCGCGGGGAGGGGGCGCTGGCCAACGTCGCGCTCGACCGCGCCGAGCGCAGCTGGCCCGGGCACCGCCTCACGCGGCTGCTGCGGTCGGCGGCGTCGGTCCCGCTGCGGCCCGCGGAGATCCGCGAGGCCCTGCTCGGCGGGCGGCCGTGA
- the sthA gene encoding Si-specific NAD(P)(+) transhydrogenase: MTDETTVYDYDLLVIGSGPGGQKAAIAAAKLGKRVAVAERRHMMGGVCVNTGTIPSKTLREAVLYLTGFAQRDMYGASYRVKSDITIADLLARTSHVVGREVEIIRNQLMRNHVDLLGGTARFVDEHTVTVQGEVRGDHNTVTAANVVIATGTRPARPPQVEFDDDHVMDSDGVLDMQRVPGSLVVVGAGVIGIEYASMFAALGTRVTVVERHPQMLTFCDPEVVESLKFHLRDQAVTFRFGEEVEKVEITAKGTVTSLASGKRIAADMVMYSAGRQGVTDELDLEKAGLSADERGRITVDEQYRTSVPHIFAVGDVIGFPALAATSMDQGRLAAYHAFDEPVRELQELQPIGIYTVPEISYCGKTEEELTSGSVPYEVGISRYRELARGAIVGDSYGMLKLLVSTEDRTLLGVHVFGSGATDLVHIGQAIMGCGGTVDYLVDTVLNYPTLSEAYKVAALDVTNKIRALEAFSG, from the coding sequence GTGACCGACGAGACCACCGTGTACGACTACGACCTGCTGGTGATCGGATCCGGGCCGGGGGGCCAGAAGGCCGCGATCGCGGCGGCCAAGCTGGGCAAGCGCGTGGCGGTCGCCGAGCGCCGGCACATGATGGGCGGGGTCTGCGTCAACACGGGCACGATCCCGTCCAAGACGCTGCGCGAGGCCGTCCTCTACCTGACCGGGTTCGCCCAGCGCGACATGTACGGCGCGAGCTACCGCGTGAAGTCCGACATCACCATCGCCGACCTGCTCGCGCGCACCTCGCACGTCGTCGGGCGCGAGGTGGAGATCATCCGCAACCAGCTCATGCGCAACCACGTCGACCTGCTCGGCGGCACCGCCCGGTTCGTCGACGAACACACCGTCACGGTCCAGGGCGAGGTCCGCGGCGACCACAACACCGTCACCGCGGCGAACGTCGTCATCGCCACCGGCACCCGCCCCGCCCGCCCGCCGCAGGTGGAGTTCGACGACGACCACGTCATGGACTCCGACGGCGTCCTGGACATGCAGCGCGTCCCCGGCTCGCTCGTCGTGGTCGGCGCGGGCGTCATCGGCATCGAGTACGCCTCGATGTTCGCGGCGCTGGGCACCCGCGTCACCGTCGTCGAGCGGCATCCGCAGATGCTCACCTTCTGCGACCCCGAGGTCGTCGAGTCGCTCAAGTTCCACCTGCGCGACCAGGCGGTGACCTTCCGCTTCGGGGAGGAGGTCGAGAAGGTCGAGATCACCGCCAAGGGCACGGTCACCAGCCTGGCCAGCGGCAAGCGGATCGCCGCCGACATGGTCATGTACTCCGCGGGCCGCCAGGGCGTGACCGACGAGCTCGACCTGGAGAAGGCGGGGCTGTCCGCGGACGAGCGCGGGCGGATCACCGTGGACGAGCAGTACCGCACGTCGGTGCCGCACATCTTCGCCGTGGGCGACGTCATCGGCTTCCCCGCGCTGGCCGCCACGAGCATGGACCAGGGCCGCCTCGCCGCCTACCACGCGTTCGACGAACCGGTCCGCGAGCTGCAGGAGCTCCAGCCGATCGGCATCTACACCGTGCCCGAGATCTCCTACTGCGGGAAGACCGAGGAGGAGCTGACGTCCGGCTCCGTCCCGTACGAGGTGGGCATCTCGCGCTACCGCGAGCTCGCCCGCGGGGCGATCGTCGGCGACTCCTACGGCATGCTCAAGCTGCTCGTCTCCACCGAGGACCGGACGCTGCTCGGCGTGCACGTGTTCGGCTCGGGCGCCACCGACCTCGTGCACATCGGGCAGGCGATCATGGGCTGCGGCGGCACCGTCGACTACCTCGTCGACACCGTGCTCAACTACCCGACGCTGTCGGAGGCCTACAAGGTCGCCGCGCTGGACGTCACGAACAAGATCCGCGCGCTGGAGGCGTTCTCGGGCTGA
- a CDS encoding M23 family metallopeptidase, whose protein sequence is MAASRSFALPSVLDHVSGPSGAARFVGALVAGGTLVAAGQMALSSALPAAAEGANVLRIGLDEVLTPGAPVAEAALPLVAQQVSAVAPVAPEPQVVGAADLVKAAEVQRVAAEQAARAAEEARLAEEARVAEEARLAATAAASAAGGVQMVVGRITSGFGARWGTSHQGLDIAAPIGTPIRVPLDGTVIDSGPASGFGQWVRVRHDDGTITVYGHISRSLVRVGESVAAGDVIAEVGNEGQSTGPHLHFEVITPGGTKVNPRPWIDERGIGLT, encoded by the coding sequence GTGGCGGCGAGCCGCTCGTTCGCGCTCCCGTCCGTGCTGGACCACGTGTCCGGCCCCTCCGGAGCCGCCCGGTTCGTCGGCGCACTCGTCGCCGGCGGCACCCTCGTCGCCGCGGGCCAGATGGCGCTGTCGTCGGCCCTGCCCGCCGCCGCCGAGGGCGCGAACGTCCTGCGCATCGGCCTCGACGAGGTGCTGACGCCCGGCGCACCCGTCGCCGAGGCGGCCCTCCCGCTCGTCGCGCAGCAGGTCTCCGCGGTCGCCCCGGTGGCACCCGAGCCGCAGGTGGTCGGCGCGGCCGACCTGGTGAAGGCCGCCGAGGTCCAGCGCGTCGCCGCCGAGCAGGCCGCGCGCGCCGCCGAGGAGGCGCGGCTCGCGGAGGAGGCCCGGGTCGCCGAGGAGGCGCGCCTCGCCGCCACCGCCGCGGCGTCCGCGGCGGGCGGCGTGCAGATGGTCGTCGGCCGGATCACCTCCGGCTTCGGCGCCCGCTGGGGCACCTCGCACCAGGGTCTGGACATCGCCGCCCCGATCGGCACCCCGATCCGCGTGCCGCTCGACGGCACCGTGATCGACTCCGGCCCGGCCAGCGGCTTCGGCCAGTGGGTCCGCGTCCGGCACGACGACGGCACGATCACCGTCTACGGCCACATCAGCCGCTCGCTGGTGCGAGTCGGCGAGTCGGTAGCCGCGGGCGACGTGATCGCCGAGGTCGGGAACGAGGGCCAGTCCACCGGCCCGCACCTGCACTTCGAGGTCATCACCCCGGGCGGTACGAAGGTCAACCCGCGCCCGTGGATCGACGAGCGCGGGATCGGCCTCACCTAG